Proteins encoded by one window of Cuniculiplasma divulgatum:
- a CDS encoding MBL fold metallo-hydrolase — translation MSSETTKFDVINDGTFSLDPGAAFGVTPKNVWSKEFQPNENYRISLNCNICVISMDDKHYLIDSGIGNNPGKYLEKWFEAKPNRNLENYMKKNGIEKFEAIFHTHLHFDHMGHSFTDLSESKSYVHHLEIENFRKPEDFAAASYTYKSSEPDVSNLIPLFSDTRTGNFELIHTGGHTTGHMAIIFHNESLRLMFLGDLAPTTFQLKPTRLTAIDSEPLKSMNAKKILLKKAIREEFTLVMSHDQKNEIVTVSGDADDPKYRSIF, via the coding sequence ATGAGTAGCGAGACCACGAAATTCGATGTTATAAACGATGGAACATTTTCTCTTGATCCGGGTGCTGCTTTCGGAGTTACGCCTAAAAATGTATGGTCAAAAGAATTTCAGCCGAATGAAAATTACAGAATAAGCCTTAACTGCAATATATGTGTAATTTCTATGGACGATAAGCATTACCTGATAGATTCAGGCATTGGAAATAATCCTGGAAAGTATCTGGAGAAATGGTTCGAGGCAAAACCCAACAGGAACCTTGAAAATTATATGAAAAAAAATGGAATTGAGAAATTTGAGGCAATTTTTCACACACATCTTCATTTTGATCATATGGGACACTCCTTTACTGACCTGTCAGAAAGTAAATCGTATGTGCACCATCTGGAGATTGAAAACTTTAGAAAACCTGAAGACTTCGCAGCAGCCAGTTATACATACAAAAGCAGTGAACCAGACGTTTCAAATCTTATTCCTCTTTTTTCCGATACTAGAACGGGGAATTTTGAATTGATTCATACGGGAGGTCATACAACAGGACATATGGCAATAATTTTTCATAATGAAAGTCTTAGATTGATGTTTCTTGGTGATCTTGCACCGACTACCTTCCAGCTAAAACCTACGAGATTAACTGCCATAGATTCAGAACCTCTAAAATCAATGAACGCAAAGAAGATCCTTCTAAAAAAGGCGATCAGGGAGGAATTTACCCTTGTAATGAGTCACGATCAAAAGAATGAGATAGTAACGGTAAGTGGAGATGCAGACGATCCAAAATACAGGAGTATTTTTTAG
- a CDS encoding DUF367 family protein, producing MVSAIKKDVRIGYVYLHQDDPAKSTMKKLQKFKMAEQINRDRMGGYVVLRYDADRTLLPDDRSAVERKGICIIEGSWNLGDLLGSYRKGIERKLPVLMAGNPVNFGKFNKLSSVEAVVGALFITGHIDQAKVMIGKFTWGHTFIELNMELFKSYSACQTMEDLENVYLEFDIDPNI from the coding sequence TTGGTAAGCGCTATAAAAAAAGATGTGAGGATAGGTTATGTCTATCTTCATCAGGATGATCCAGCAAAATCAACCATGAAGAAATTACAGAAATTCAAAATGGCCGAACAGATAAACAGAGACAGGATGGGTGGATATGTTGTATTGAGGTATGACGCAGATAGGACATTATTGCCAGATGACAGATCGGCCGTAGAAAGAAAAGGCATTTGCATCATAGAAGGTTCATGGAATCTTGGAGACCTTCTTGGCTCCTACAGAAAAGGAATTGAGAGAAAACTCCCTGTTCTGATGGCAGGCAATCCTGTTAATTTTGGAAAGTTCAATAAACTATCATCAGTCGAGGCGGTAGTAGGGGCTCTTTTTATAACGGGGCACATAGATCAGGCAAAAGTTATGATAGGAAAATTCACATGGGGGCACACATTTATTGAACTGAACATGGAACTGTTTAAGTCCTATTCAGCGTGCCAGACCATGGAGGACCTTGAAAATGTTTATCTTGAATTTGACATAGATCCTAATATTTGA
- a CDS encoding metal-binding protein, producing the protein MPFLDRIRCFETLEISVHSFSKNFAKINISLDNREKFTLEYKYDHEVELNENLAGLMGATAVINYALFTGEIIFDFPTSESDRKMIEEMVKINNVEVFINRLCRIRYPFFRNEFLPADEEVTQENANGNTKLTFRSEYVDNYSGSPNGRSAIMLSGGKESLLSYGIMRELTGNALPYFFNESGGHWKAAKHSHDYLSRVTESARVWSNIDRFYNFMNHRMPILDPVVSFSWADDYPVQLFLFPVYLFATFPSLRLKGIKDIIMGNEMDDPAEEPPYRGIKHYYGVYDQSPDFQRRFSKYTQEKGFGITLWSALYDIYGSVVEDILVNRYHDLYLLQRSCHSCRYQNGDVYPCGKCTKCLGVRLFIEYAHGDPEEIHYPLKTNLLDMVKEEKMKLDPDELEFLTDGLQSGDYDMNTQITGIHLLPGETEIMEQIPVEYREGIYSIISEYTNGNWKLDNSKWIKY; encoded by the coding sequence TTGCCTTTCCTCGACAGGATCAGGTGCTTTGAAACACTTGAGATAAGTGTGCATTCTTTTTCTAAAAATTTTGCAAAGATCAATATATCCCTGGATAACAGAGAAAAATTCACTCTTGAATATAAGTATGATCATGAAGTTGAACTCAATGAAAATCTCGCAGGTCTAATGGGCGCTACAGCTGTCATAAACTATGCATTATTTACCGGGGAAATTATATTTGATTTCCCAACTTCTGAGTCGGACAGAAAAATGATAGAGGAAATGGTTAAAATCAATAATGTTGAAGTTTTTATAAACCGTCTCTGCAGGATAAGATACCCTTTCTTCAGGAACGAATTTTTACCTGCAGATGAAGAAGTTACACAGGAGAATGCAAATGGAAATACAAAACTCACATTTAGGTCTGAATATGTTGATAATTATTCGGGAAGCCCTAATGGCAGATCTGCAATAATGCTATCTGGAGGGAAGGAAAGCCTTCTCTCATATGGAATTATGAGGGAGCTTACTGGAAATGCGCTGCCGTATTTCTTCAATGAATCGGGAGGTCACTGGAAAGCAGCCAAGCATTCACATGATTATCTCAGCAGGGTCACTGAGAGTGCGAGGGTCTGGTCAAACATTGATAGATTTTATAATTTCATGAATCACAGGATGCCGATTCTTGATCCTGTTGTATCATTTTCCTGGGCTGATGACTATCCTGTACAGCTTTTCCTATTTCCAGTTTATCTGTTCGCAACATTTCCCTCTCTCAGGTTAAAGGGGATAAAGGATATTATAATGGGAAATGAAATGGACGATCCAGCAGAAGAGCCTCCATACAGGGGAATAAAGCATTATTATGGCGTGTACGATCAGAGTCCTGATTTTCAGAGGAGATTTTCAAAATATACACAGGAAAAAGGTTTCGGGATAACACTGTGGTCAGCCCTTTACGATATATATGGCTCTGTGGTTGAAGATATACTGGTAAACAGGTATCATGATCTTTACTTACTACAGAGATCATGCCACTCATGCAGGTATCAGAATGGTGATGTTTATCCATGTGGAAAATGCACTAAATGTCTGGGTGTTAGATTATTTATTGAATACGCTCACGGTGACCCTGAGGAAATACACTATCCTTTGAAGACCAATCTCCTTGATATGGTAAAGGAGGAAAAAATGAAACTAGATCCCGATGAACTGGAATTTTTAACAGACGGTCTTCAAAGCGGAGACTACGACATGAATACACAAATTACGGGAATCCATTTGCTTCCGGGAGAGACTGAAATAATGGAACAAATACCTGTGGAGTATAGGGAAGGCATATATTCAATAATATCGGAATATACAAACGGTAACTGGAAACTGGATAATAGTAAATGGATCAAATATTAG
- a CDS encoding DUF1611 domain-containing protein, translating to MDKAVILAEGFLGSTYGKTANGLCRFSKRYDILGVIDSTHSGASIQEIVPKARPDIKIISTMGEAIDLGADTLIVGVATDGGFLPEYFRPFVSRAIREKMTVVSGLHQFISDDPEFKKLSEQSGSEIVDVRKMFMMRRDFFTGKIWDVKSKKIAVLGTDSAIGKRTTAVYLNEEVKKLGKSSVMIGTGQTAWMQGFPYTVVIDSMINDFVAGGIESAIVEAWEKESPDFMFLEGQGSVLHPAYPGSFEIIAAGKPDGIILQHAPTRIDYDGFPGIKIPPVEKFIRILEELSDKKVMGIAINREGLTEKEISDAKKDLESRYGLPAFDPLFDSKRMAEIIVSGF from the coding sequence ATGGATAAAGCGGTTATACTTGCCGAGGGTTTCCTTGGGTCTACATATGGCAAAACTGCAAATGGCCTGTGCAGATTTTCAAAGCGTTATGATATATTGGGTGTCATAGATAGTACCCATTCAGGAGCCAGCATACAGGAGATTGTACCTAAGGCAAGACCAGATATAAAGATCATTTCAACAATGGGAGAAGCCATAGATCTGGGTGCCGATACCCTGATAGTTGGTGTTGCAACGGATGGAGGCTTTCTCCCTGAATATTTCAGACCGTTTGTATCAAGGGCAATAAGGGAGAAGATGACTGTTGTTAGTGGACTTCACCAGTTCATTTCAGATGACCCAGAATTCAAAAAACTCAGTGAACAATCTGGTTCCGAGATAGTTGATGTTAGGAAAATGTTTATGATGAGAAGAGACTTTTTTACAGGCAAGATCTGGGATGTAAAATCTAAAAAGATTGCAGTACTGGGTACTGATAGTGCCATAGGAAAGAGAACTACTGCAGTTTATCTGAACGAAGAGGTGAAAAAGCTAGGTAAGAGTTCGGTCATGATAGGTACAGGCCAGACAGCATGGATGCAGGGATTTCCCTATACAGTGGTAATAGATTCAATGATAAACGATTTCGTTGCCGGTGGGATAGAAAGTGCCATAGTTGAAGCATGGGAGAAGGAATCACCAGATTTCATGTTCCTTGAGGGACAGGGCTCAGTTCTGCACCCTGCATACCCAGGAAGTTTTGAAATAATAGCAGCAGGGAAGCCAGATGGCATAATATTACAGCACGCCCCGACGAGAATTGATTATGATGGCTTTCCAGGAATTAAAATCCCACCTGTTGAAAAATTCATCAGGATACTTGAAGAGTTATCAGACAAAAAGGTTATGGGCATAGCAATTAACAGAGAAGGACTGACTGAAAAGGAGATTAGTGATGCTAAGAAAGACCTGGAAAGCAGGTATGGCCTCCCTGCTTTTGATCCTCTGTTCGATTCAAAAAGAATGGCAGAAATCATAGTTTCCGGGTTTTAG
- a CDS encoding pyridoxal-phosphate dependent enzyme, which produces MEQITEEEKPPGLTPLFRARNIERFLKMNKIFFKFEGASITGTQKDRISSLHVRRAIELGYDTIAVATCGNYGASVSYFASAYKIKSVVAIPSFYTNARSDEIYGNGAKIIQKNMKYEDLVEYIKDKSRDENWYDCSPGSVNSIVDILGYESIANEIVQQLGHSPAYLAAPVGNGTTLAGIFSGFKKLYLRGMISNIPKFIASSTSLGNPIVYSWKHGFRKIQELEPSTIIETETNEPLVSFRAMDGQKALNAIYESKGVAIGVNDQEMVKFSRMIENQQSIQVLPASASALAAAHKNLNNRNVSGEVVAVLTGRGN; this is translated from the coding sequence ATGGAACAGATTACAGAGGAAGAAAAGCCTCCTGGATTGACACCTCTTTTCAGGGCCAGAAATATAGAGAGGTTCCTGAAAATGAATAAGATTTTTTTTAAGTTTGAAGGTGCCAGCATTACAGGAACCCAAAAGGACAGGATCTCAAGCCTTCATGTTAGGAGGGCTATAGAATTAGGTTATGATACCATCGCAGTTGCAACATGTGGTAATTACGGGGCATCTGTATCTTATTTTGCTTCTGCATATAAAATCAAATCCGTTGTTGCAATTCCATCCTTCTACACTAACGCAAGAAGTGATGAAATTTATGGAAACGGAGCAAAGATCATACAGAAAAACATGAAATATGAGGATCTTGTTGAATATATCAAGGACAAATCGAGGGATGAGAACTGGTATGACTGCAGTCCTGGCTCGGTAAATTCAATAGTTGATATACTTGGTTACGAGAGTATTGCAAATGAGATAGTACAGCAGCTAGGACATTCACCAGCCTATTTGGCGGCGCCAGTGGGTAATGGAACAACACTTGCCGGGATATTCAGCGGTTTCAAAAAACTGTACCTGAGGGGAATGATCAGTAATATCCCAAAATTCATTGCTTCTTCTACATCTCTTGGTAATCCTATCGTGTATTCATGGAAACACGGATTCAGGAAGATTCAGGAACTGGAACCATCAACAATAATTGAGACAGAAACCAACGAACCACTGGTTTCATTCCGTGCCATGGATGGCCAAAAAGCACTTAACGCAATTTATGAAAGTAAAGGCGTTGCAATAGGAGTTAACGATCAGGAAATGGTGAAGTTTTCAAGGATGATAGAGAATCAACAATCTATTCAGGTTCTTCCAGCCTCTGCATCAGCACTGGCAGCAGCCCATAAGAACTTAAATAACAGAAATGTCAGTGGAGAGGTAGTTGCCGTATTGACTGGAAGGGGAAATTGA